A genomic segment from Chanos chanos chromosome 2, fChaCha1.1, whole genome shotgun sequence encodes:
- the LOC115828353 gene encoding high choriolytic enzyme 1-like isoform X2 produces MDLRASLSLLVLLMGLSQAVHLMENEKDNFLLEEPETVDITTRILDSNNASTELLVEGDLVVPRTRNALNCWNNYCLWRKSSNGIVEVPYILSSDFSYYDKLIIDNAMAAFHSTTCIRFVPLSSQYDYISIENRDGCFSSLGRTGGMQVLSLNRQGCVYHGIVQHEINHALGFYHEQTRSDRDQYVRINWDYISPSMIYNFYKQNTNNLYTPYDYSSIMHYGRTAFAVQYGVETITPIPDASVQIGQRQGLSDIDIQRINLLYGC; encoded by the exons ATGGATCTCagagcttctctgtctcttctagTGCTGCTGATGGGCCTCTCTCAGGCCGTTCATCTCATG GAGAATGAGAAGGACAACTTTCTTCTAGAGGAACCTGAAACTGTTGACATCACGACAAGGATTCTGGACTCAAACAATG CATCCACTGAATTGTTGGTAGAGGGAGATCTGGTTGTACCAAGAACCAGGAATGCCCTGAATTGCTGGAACAACTACTGCTTGTGGAGGAAGTCCTCTAATGGAATAGTAGAGGTGCCTTACATACTGAGCAGTGACTTCT CCTATTATGATAAGCTGATAATTGACAATGCCATGGCAGCGTTCCACAGTACAACCTGCATTCGCTTTGTTCCACTTTCATCTCAGTATGACTACATCAGCATTGAGAACAGAGATGG gtGCTTCTCATCTCTAGGCAGAACAGGAGGTATGCAGGTGCTTTCTCTTAACAGGCAGGGCTGTGTTTACCATGGCATCGTTCAGCATGAGATCAACCACGCTCTGGGTTTCTACCACGAGCAAACCAGGAGCGACCGCGACCAGTATGTCAGGATCAACTGGGACTACATCTCCCCAT CAATGATTTACAActtctacaaacaaaacaccaataaTCTGTACACTCCCTATGACTACTCCTCCATTATGCATTATGGAAG AACTGCTTTTGCCGTTCAGTATGGAGTGGAAACCATCACTCCTATTCCTGATGCATCTGTGCAAATTGGACAAAGGCAGGGTTTGTCCGACATTGACATTCAGAGGATCAATCTTCTGTATGGCTGCT AG
- the LOC115828353 gene encoding high choriolytic enzyme 1-like isoform X3, which translates to MDLRASLSLLVLLMGLSQAVHLMVRDNFLLEEPETVDITTRILDSNNASTELLVEGDLVVPRTRNALNCWNNYCLWRKSSNGIVEVPYILSSDFSYYDKLIIDNAMAAFHSTTCIRFVPLSSQYDYISIENRDGCFSSLGRTGGMQVLSLNRQGCVYHGIVQHEINHALGFYHEQTRSDRDQYVRINWDYISPSMIYNFYKQNTNNLYTPYDYSSIMHYGRTAFAVQYGVETITPIPDASVQIGQRQGLSDIDIQRINLLYGCCE; encoded by the exons ATGGATCTCagagcttctctgtctcttctagTGCTGCTGATGGGCCTCTCTCAGGCCGTTCATCTCATGGTGAGA GACAACTTTCTTCTAGAGGAACCTGAAACTGTTGACATCACGACAAGGATTCTGGACTCAAACAATG CATCCACTGAATTGTTGGTAGAGGGAGATCTGGTTGTACCAAGAACCAGGAATGCCCTGAATTGCTGGAACAACTACTGCTTGTGGAGGAAGTCCTCTAATGGAATAGTAGAGGTGCCTTACATACTGAGCAGTGACTTCT CCTATTATGATAAGCTGATAATTGACAATGCCATGGCAGCGTTCCACAGTACAACCTGCATTCGCTTTGTTCCACTTTCATCTCAGTATGACTACATCAGCATTGAGAACAGAGATGG gtGCTTCTCATCTCTAGGCAGAACAGGAGGTATGCAGGTGCTTTCTCTTAACAGGCAGGGCTGTGTTTACCATGGCATCGTTCAGCATGAGATCAACCACGCTCTGGGTTTCTACCACGAGCAAACCAGGAGCGACCGCGACCAGTATGTCAGGATCAACTGGGACTACATCTCCCCAT CAATGATTTACAActtctacaaacaaaacaccaataaTCTGTACACTCCCTATGACTACTCCTCCATTATGCATTATGGAAG AACTGCTTTTGCCGTTCAGTATGGAGTGGAAACCATCACTCCTATTCCTGATGCATCTGTGCAAATTGGACAAAGGCAGGGTTTGTCCGACATTGACATTCAGAGGATCAATCTTCTGTATGGCTGCTGTGAGTAA
- the LOC115828353 gene encoding high choriolytic enzyme 1-like isoform X1 gives MDLRASLSLLVLLMGLSQAVHLMENEKDNFLLEEPETVDITTRILDSNNASTELLVEGDLVVPRTRNALNCWNNYCLWRKSSNGIVEVPYILSSDFSYYDKLIIDNAMAAFHSTTCIRFVPLSSQYDYISIENRDGCFSSLGRTGGMQVLSLNRQGCVYHGIVQHEINHALGFYHEQTRSDRDQYVRINWDYISPSMIYNFYKQNTNNLYTPYDYSSIMHYGRTAFAVQYGVETITPIPDASVQIGQRQGLSDIDIQRINLLYGCCE, from the exons ATGGATCTCagagcttctctgtctcttctagTGCTGCTGATGGGCCTCTCTCAGGCCGTTCATCTCATG GAGAATGAGAAGGACAACTTTCTTCTAGAGGAACCTGAAACTGTTGACATCACGACAAGGATTCTGGACTCAAACAATG CATCCACTGAATTGTTGGTAGAGGGAGATCTGGTTGTACCAAGAACCAGGAATGCCCTGAATTGCTGGAACAACTACTGCTTGTGGAGGAAGTCCTCTAATGGAATAGTAGAGGTGCCTTACATACTGAGCAGTGACTTCT CCTATTATGATAAGCTGATAATTGACAATGCCATGGCAGCGTTCCACAGTACAACCTGCATTCGCTTTGTTCCACTTTCATCTCAGTATGACTACATCAGCATTGAGAACAGAGATGG gtGCTTCTCATCTCTAGGCAGAACAGGAGGTATGCAGGTGCTTTCTCTTAACAGGCAGGGCTGTGTTTACCATGGCATCGTTCAGCATGAGATCAACCACGCTCTGGGTTTCTACCACGAGCAAACCAGGAGCGACCGCGACCAGTATGTCAGGATCAACTGGGACTACATCTCCCCAT CAATGATTTACAActtctacaaacaaaacaccaataaTCTGTACACTCCCTATGACTACTCCTCCATTATGCATTATGGAAG AACTGCTTTTGCCGTTCAGTATGGAGTGGAAACCATCACTCCTATTCCTGATGCATCTGTGCAAATTGGACAAAGGCAGGGTTTGTCCGACATTGACATTCAGAGGATCAATCTTCTGTATGGCTGCTGTGAGTAA